The following coding sequences are from one Leptospira ellinghausenii window:
- a CDS encoding PP2C family protein-serine/threonine phosphatase, with translation MYQHFQTIVSRFFDLIPERKIYNLEYCKELDRQTRIIQFPGSLIGSIALLGFAFDTDAKLHPEFPEMFYFRLGFTILCVFYIFLNLFNQSRNIQSRLEGLTWGYVVYGYVLFTTSFFTGRIADDAPYVSGLQMVVIILSFLPLPRKTLFIYYPISIFLFLTAVIIYKPSLNTPATDYSMQNLILSYILGVFSGLIIERYRFHSFLNHLRITKKNEEVTKAAEALQALKSQQDGDYFLTTLLFDPLIGKELDGNAVTIDTVLNQYKKFQFRSKEYQLGGDYLSVYNLILQGKRYKAFVNGDAMGKSIQGAGGAIVLGAVYNSIIIRSKMDPTSSNRSPERWLHDCYLDLQKIFETFDGAMLVSAVIGLLEESTGTLYFINLEHPWVILYRDAKASFIEEEIHYYKLGVMEVPSNRFISVFQMKKGDKIFCGSDGKDDLVISNSGKYRDINEDQNLVLDCIEKSNGDLQNLVSVLETKGKYSDDLSLISLEYNLESISKPGKFWKEAKKLIKERQNSKALELLLSYPSALDTSILELKFITKLYEKEGDLLKAMEYASLALENFPSDTSWMFHTSVLYKRLYSIYKSQSFLFESQELSERVRLRQPNNIRNLIHLADVCRLLGDKDRTSYLVQILKKISPENKKLEELIRLL, from the coding sequence GTGTATCAGCATTTCCAGACGATCGTTTCTAGATTTTTTGATTTAATCCCTGAAAGGAAAATTTATAATTTAGAATATTGTAAAGAGTTAGATCGCCAAACGAGAATCATCCAATTCCCTGGAAGTTTAATCGGCAGCATCGCTTTGCTTGGCTTTGCCTTTGATACTGATGCAAAACTCCACCCAGAATTTCCGGAGATGTTTTACTTTCGGCTCGGATTTACCATCCTTTGTGTTTTTTATATTTTCCTAAACTTATTCAATCAATCACGGAACATTCAATCTAGATTAGAGGGATTAACTTGGGGTTATGTTGTATATGGTTATGTGCTGTTTACTACATCGTTTTTTACGGGAAGAATTGCCGACGACGCACCTTATGTATCTGGATTACAAATGGTAGTCATCATTCTTTCCTTTTTACCACTTCCCAGAAAAACTCTTTTCATATACTATCCAATTTCGATTTTTTTATTCTTAACAGCTGTTATTATATACAAACCAAGTTTAAATACACCAGCCACAGATTATTCGATGCAAAACTTAATTTTAAGTTATATCTTGGGAGTTTTTAGTGGACTGATCATTGAAAGGTACAGATTCCACTCATTTTTAAACCACCTTCGTATCACAAAAAAAAATGAAGAAGTAACAAAAGCTGCAGAAGCTTTGCAAGCATTAAAGTCACAACAAGATGGGGATTATTTTCTAACCACCTTATTGTTTGATCCTCTTATCGGTAAAGAGTTAGATGGTAATGCAGTAACCATAGATACGGTTTTAAATCAGTATAAAAAATTTCAATTTCGAAGTAAGGAATACCAATTAGGCGGAGATTATCTTTCAGTATATAATCTGATCTTACAAGGCAAACGATACAAAGCATTTGTGAATGGCGACGCAATGGGTAAATCCATACAAGGTGCTGGTGGTGCTATTGTGCTAGGAGCGGTTTACAATTCCATTATCATTCGTTCCAAAATGGATCCAACTTCCTCAAACCGTTCCCCGGAAAGATGGTTACATGATTGTTACTTAGACCTTCAAAAAATATTCGAAACATTTGATGGAGCAATGCTCGTGTCAGCCGTAATCGGATTATTGGAAGAGTCAACGGGTACACTTTATTTCATAAACTTGGAACATCCTTGGGTGATTTTATATCGTGATGCAAAAGCGTCATTCATTGAAGAAGAAATTCATTATTATAAATTAGGTGTAATGGAAGTTCCATCCAATCGTTTTATTTCTGTTTTTCAAATGAAAAAGGGAGATAAAATATTCTGTGGTTCAGATGGGAAAGATGATTTGGTTATCTCTAACTCCGGAAAATACCGAGATATCAATGAAGACCAAAACTTAGTGTTAGATTGTATTGAAAAATCAAATGGTGATTTGCAAAACTTGGTATCCGTTCTCGAAACAAAAGGAAAGTATTCAGACGATTTGAGTTTGATTTCCTTGGAATATAACTTAGAATCAATAAGCAAACCAGGGAAGTTTTGGAAAGAAGCAAAAAAATTAATCAAAGAAAGGCAAAATTCCAAAGCTTTAGAATTACTTTTATCTTACCCTTCTGCTTTGGATACATCCATTTTGGAACTAAAATTCATTACAAAATTGTACGAAAAAGAGGGTGATCTTCTGAAGGCAATGGAGTATGCAAGTTTAGCTTTAGAAAACTTCCCATCAGATACAAGTTGGATGTTTCATACATCTGTATTATACAAAAGACTTTATTCCATTTATAAATCTCAATCATTTTTGTTTGAATCACAAGAGTTAAGTGAAAGAGTGCGTCTTCGCCAACCAAATAACATACGGAACTTAATCCATTTAGCGGATGTATGTAGGTTGTTAGGAGACAAAGATCGGACAAGTTATCTTGTTCAAATTCTAAAGAAAATTTCGCCTGAGAATAAAAAACTCGAAGAATTGATTCGTTTGTTATAA
- a CDS encoding CarD family transcriptional regulator, with protein MATKKLNEKTKEPKFKVGDYVVYPIHGVGEVTEVAKKLILGKKKDCYSLEIQGSKMKVSIPVDRAMDVGIRSIIDKKEIKKVLTLLKKDEVDTEEDWKVRYQNNMNKIKSGSIFEVADVCRNLYRRAYGKELSIMERKLYESAYNLVKMEIALSKGVPQEEAGNIVSDVLAASVQGMAPPPPPKELDDDLDLE; from the coding sequence TTGGCTACAAAAAAACTAAACGAAAAAACTAAAGAGCCTAAATTCAAGGTTGGGGATTACGTTGTATACCCGATCCATGGAGTAGGTGAAGTCACAGAAGTTGCTAAAAAGCTGATTCTGGGGAAGAAAAAAGACTGTTACAGTTTGGAAATTCAAGGTTCCAAAATGAAGGTCTCTATCCCTGTGGATCGCGCAATGGATGTGGGTATCCGGTCGATCATTGATAAAAAAGAGATCAAAAAAGTTCTCACTCTCCTAAAAAAGGATGAGGTCGACACGGAAGAGGACTGGAAAGTCCGTTACCAGAACAATATGAACAAGATCAAATCTGGTTCTATTTTCGAAGTGGCTGATGTGTGCCGTAATCTTTACAGACGTGCCTATGGCAAAGAACTCTCCATTATGGAGAGAAAGCTCTATGAGAGCGCCTATAATTTAGTAAAGATGGAAATTGCATTGAGTAAGGGTGTACCCCAAGAAGAAGCAGGAAACATTGTTTCCGATGTGCTGGCAGCTTCAGTGCAAGGTATGGCACCACCACCACCTCCAAAAGAATTGGATGATGATCTAGATTTAGAATAA
- a CDS encoding cytochrome C oxidase subunit IV family protein encodes MEYVINYGLYFIALVAVFTPVLGFGIFAPGIATATILGFIVNWFGQFFQTDRFAKFTSENKDNKLLKFVMGDEDHKEDHASASMWVEDGEEEEEHDHHVISIKTYVFVLLALFFGTFVTVWVAQYDLGKWNMIVAMAVATCKAFFVLAYFMHLKYDNMLNRVIFLSAFAFLALLFAFSFGDIISRIAPTTDTPVKTFF; translated from the coding sequence ATGGAATACGTAATCAATTACGGACTATACTTCATTGCACTCGTGGCTGTTTTTACACCTGTTTTAGGGTTTGGAATTTTTGCTCCAGGGATTGCAACCGCTACAATCCTTGGATTTATTGTAAACTGGTTTGGTCAATTTTTCCAAACAGATCGTTTTGCAAAATTCACATCCGAAAACAAAGACAACAAATTGCTGAAATTTGTTATGGGAGATGAAGATCATAAAGAAGATCATGCTTCTGCTTCTATGTGGGTAGAGGATGGTGAAGAGGAAGAAGAACACGACCACCATGTGATTTCCATCAAAACATATGTGTTTGTTCTACTTGCTCTATTCTTTGGAACCTTCGTAACCGTTTGGGTTGCTCAATATGACTTAGGAAAATGGAATATGATTGTGGCAATGGCTGTCGCAACTTGTAAAGCTTTCTTCGTTTTAGCTTACTTCATGCATTTAAAGTATGACAATATGCTAAACCGAGTGATTTTCCTCTCAGCGTTTGCTTTCCTTGCGTTGTTATTCGCTTTCTCTTTTGGCGATATCATCTCGAGAATTGCACCAACAACTGATACCCCAGTAAAAACTTTTTTCTAA
- a CDS encoding PIN/TRAM domain-containing protein, whose translation MKHLLSAIGAFLVTSVSFFFIHSESQNIVLAGVLAGVVLVYSLVLILGERKLFPEIKADVVLCASVGALLGLSIAAFPVSLLNDYGYKSVSIFVAVLFFLTGVKAGVSFSKKPGLSIFGGGSGAPGSSFSIPGLEGTNSHIRDKILDTSVVIDGRILDIADTHFLDGPLILPNFVLREIQLISDSSDPIKRARGRRGLEMLNKLQRKGSIEVKITYTDYSDTREVDAKLVKLARDTGGAVVTNDFNLNKVAELQGVRVLNLNNLANALKPVVLPGEEFQISVIKEGKDENQGIGYLEDGTMVVIENGGHLVGKDVRVVVTSIIQTAAGKMIFTKVQNGNNNYNKS comes from the coding sequence ATGAAACATTTACTTTCAGCCATTGGGGCATTTCTTGTCACTTCGGTATCGTTTTTCTTTATACATTCAGAATCGCAAAACATCGTTTTGGCGGGCGTACTAGCTGGCGTTGTTCTGGTTTATTCTTTGGTTCTAATTCTCGGTGAGAGAAAATTATTCCCAGAAATTAAAGCAGATGTTGTTCTTTGTGCAAGTGTTGGTGCACTGCTTGGACTCTCCATAGCTGCATTTCCTGTCAGTTTGCTTAATGATTATGGATACAAATCGGTTTCCATTTTTGTTGCTGTGCTTTTTTTCCTAACTGGAGTAAAAGCAGGGGTTTCGTTTTCTAAAAAACCTGGCCTTTCCATTTTTGGTGGTGGCAGTGGTGCACCTGGTTCTAGTTTTTCCATTCCAGGGCTGGAAGGAACGAATTCACATATTCGAGATAAAATTTTAGACACTTCAGTGGTGATCGACGGAAGGATCTTAGACATTGCAGATACACACTTCTTAGATGGCCCACTCATCCTTCCTAACTTTGTGTTACGTGAAATCCAATTGATTTCCGACTCTTCTGATCCGATCAAACGTGCTCGTGGTCGTCGTGGTCTTGAGATGTTAAACAAACTCCAAAGAAAAGGATCGATTGAAGTCAAAATCACTTATACTGATTATTCTGATACTCGAGAAGTGGATGCAAAACTAGTCAAACTTGCTCGAGATACTGGTGGAGCTGTTGTTACCAATGACTTTAACCTTAACAAAGTAGCAGAGTTACAAGGAGTTCGAGTTCTCAACTTAAACAACCTTGCCAATGCATTAAAACCCGTTGTGTTACCTGGTGAAGAGTTTCAAATTTCCGTCATCAAAGAAGGGAAGGATGAAAACCAAGGAATTGGTTACTTGGAAGATGGAACTATGGTTGTGATCGAAAATGGTGGCCATTTAGTTGGGAAAGATGTTCGTGTAGTTGTTACAAGTATCATCCAAACTGCTGCCGGAAAAATGATATTCACAAAAGTACAAAACGGTAATAATAACTACAACAAATCGTAA
- the ompL47 gene encoding multi-beta-barrel domain surface protein OmpL47 has product MQAHKYLLAILTIFFAGQISAQVADPKATTSTKDKAIQKTETTSTQAKDGVNKVETTVKDILGDKKEAGASTSDAPALFITSKTSFSLDAKDDSSMIDFIEWKPKNGEYRRFTQPIRISEEGLTEIYYRSVDKVGNAETPKILVVNVDNTAPRVSLVPQEQLFVLDGVPFASKNNTYTIVAEDRQTGVEKVQFSINQEASKVYADPIKLEVGGANTIKYSATDKSGNSSPESSMIITVDDVKPTIEIVPSFPLVDINGKNFQRKGNVFYVNATDKESGVKKILVKVDEEEFKPYVEAIAIETQGDHVIKAMAVDNVGNQSDVIEVKLTVDLTPPTSTIQKASEGPKVEAAPAPQTTTPAK; this is encoded by the coding sequence ATGCAGGCGCACAAATACCTTTTGGCCATTTTAACAATTTTTTTCGCAGGCCAAATCTCAGCACAGGTTGCTGACCCAAAAGCCACTACTTCCACCAAAGACAAGGCAATTCAAAAAACTGAAACCACGTCTACACAAGCCAAAGATGGTGTGAACAAAGTTGAGACAACTGTAAAAGACATTTTGGGAGACAAAAAAGAAGCTGGAGCTTCTACAAGTGATGCACCCGCTCTTTTTATCACTAGTAAAACATCGTTTTCTTTAGACGCAAAAGATGATTCGTCCATGATCGATTTCATCGAATGGAAACCAAAAAATGGTGAGTATAGAAGATTCACTCAACCAATCCGTATTTCGGAAGAAGGACTTACTGAGATTTACTACCGTTCCGTTGATAAAGTAGGGAACGCAGAAACTCCAAAAATCCTTGTTGTGAATGTAGACAATACTGCTCCACGTGTGAGCCTTGTTCCACAAGAACAACTGTTTGTTTTAGACGGAGTTCCTTTTGCTTCTAAAAACAACACATACACAATTGTTGCGGAAGACCGCCAAACAGGTGTAGAAAAAGTTCAATTCAGTATCAACCAAGAAGCTTCTAAAGTTTACGCTGATCCAATCAAATTGGAAGTTGGTGGTGCAAATACAATTAAGTATTCTGCAACTGATAAGTCTGGAAACTCTTCTCCAGAGTCTTCTATGATCATCACTGTTGACGATGTAAAACCTACAATTGAAATCGTTCCTTCTTTCCCTTTAGTGGACATCAATGGAAAAAATTTCCAAAGAAAAGGAAACGTATTCTATGTAAACGCAACTGACAAAGAATCTGGTGTGAAAAAAATCTTAGTTAAAGTTGACGAAGAAGAATTCAAACCTTATGTAGAAGCAATTGCAATTGAAACACAAGGGGATCACGTGATCAAAGCTATGGCTGTTGACAATGTTGGAAACCAATCGGATGTCATCGAAGTAAAACTTACTGTTGACTTAACTCCTCCAACTTCAACAATCCAAAAAGCAAGTGAAGGGCCAAAAGTAGAAGCGGCACCTGCTCCGCAAACTACAACTCCTGCTAAGTAA
- the lnt gene encoding apolipoprotein N-acyltransferase, which yields MKLARFLISREGFISVLCYTVTAVFSFLSFAPLNLPIFVWFAPFGLFIIEKRNRGEWKKLIYHGFGFAILFYLVSFHWVYHMTTVFGGFDWYLAVPIFIGSAILLNFKFPVYLLIFSFLVKKVGKFFPLIASFSILFAEFFTPQVFPWYFGNVVAENQILAQNAEYTSAYGLSGFLFFVSYYLFYLKNPKKFLHFLSLIQSLITKHRKLAKQLLVGIVSLLIVLVLFFGNGFYLYHKWDNVQPIAEREVLIVQPNAPLEFRDGRNPAEEIRNLMTRIDRMVETELKQKPVDLVVLPESGVPFFTTHDSEVTRSIRIYWHQFESLMAIISLRHGTNLFYNELDADIPGGKESARIIRNDIRTYNSSVLMNPNGERKNSYQKVFLLIFGEYMPFEWMYALSGQTGQFAPGTKMDLIPYYESRQTPSNVTKDLHWEDTFGLSPDSVREHYRSNQIEEKTIGSFLPLICYEVIISEFVRKFEGDPDFIVNVTNDKWYGNSVESYQHHTLGRLRAIEFRKWIVRSTNSGTSVFTDHLGRNIDNEFTPIETTATIRKKVSVIPGEMTFYRLYGNLLSYLFMGIVGLVFFVYAKRNS from the coding sequence ATGAAACTGGCTCGTTTTTTAATTTCACGCGAAGGGTTCATATCCGTTCTTTGTTATACGGTAACTGCCGTATTTTCTTTTCTCTCCTTTGCTCCTCTCAATTTGCCTATCTTTGTATGGTTTGCTCCTTTCGGACTCTTTATCATCGAAAAAAGAAACCGAGGTGAATGGAAAAAACTCATCTACCACGGATTTGGTTTTGCCATTTTGTTTTATTTGGTGTCCTTCCATTGGGTCTACCATATGACAACTGTTTTTGGGGGATTCGATTGGTATTTAGCCGTTCCCATTTTTATTGGATCTGCTATTTTATTAAATTTTAAATTTCCTGTTTATTTACTTATTTTCTCTTTTTTGGTAAAAAAAGTTGGAAAATTTTTTCCATTGATTGCATCGTTTTCGATTCTGTTTGCTGAATTTTTTACTCCCCAAGTTTTCCCTTGGTACTTCGGCAACGTAGTGGCAGAAAATCAAATTTTAGCACAAAACGCAGAGTATACAAGTGCTTATGGATTATCTGGTTTTTTATTTTTTGTTTCTTATTATTTGTTTTACCTTAAAAATCCGAAAAAATTCCTCCATTTTTTGTCTTTGATTCAGTCTCTGATCACAAAACACCGAAAACTTGCCAAGCAACTGTTAGTTGGTATAGTTTCTCTTTTGATTGTGTTGGTGTTATTTTTTGGGAATGGTTTTTATTTGTACCATAAATGGGATAATGTCCAACCAATCGCAGAACGAGAGGTTCTCATTGTCCAACCGAATGCTCCATTGGAGTTTCGAGACGGAAGAAACCCCGCTGAAGAAATTCGAAATTTAATGACTCGTATCGACCGTATGGTGGAAACAGAATTAAAACAGAAACCAGTGGATTTGGTGGTTTTACCAGAATCTGGAGTTCCATTTTTTACCACCCATGATTCAGAAGTAACTAGATCCATTCGGATATATTGGCACCAATTTGAATCTCTAATGGCCATCATCAGTTTACGACATGGAACCAATTTATTTTATAATGAATTGGATGCAGACATTCCTGGAGGAAAAGAGTCTGCGCGAATCATCCGCAATGACATTCGTACGTACAATTCGTCCGTACTCATGAATCCAAATGGCGAAAGGAAAAACAGTTACCAAAAAGTATTTTTACTCATTTTTGGTGAATACATGCCATTTGAATGGATGTATGCTTTGTCTGGTCAAACGGGACAATTTGCACCAGGAACAAAAATGGATTTGATTCCTTATTATGAAAGTCGTCAAACTCCTTCAAATGTAACGAAAGATTTACATTGGGAAGATACATTTGGGTTGAGTCCGGATTCGGTAAGAGAACATTACCGTTCTAACCAAATTGAAGAAAAAACAATTGGGTCCTTCTTGCCTTTGATTTGTTATGAAGTGATCATCTCGGAATTTGTGCGTAAATTTGAGGGAGATCCAGATTTTATCGTGAATGTAACAAACGATAAATGGTATGGAAATTCAGTTGAATCCTATCAACACCATACCTTGGGTCGTTTGCGTGCGATTGAATTTCGAAAGTGGATCGTTCGATCTACAAATTCAGGAACGTCCGTTTTTACGGATCATTTAGGACGTAATATAGATAACGAATTCACACCAATTGAAACTACGGCAACCATCCGGAAAAAGGTATCGGTTATCCCAGGTGAAATGACATTTTATCGACTTTATGGAAACTTACTGTCTTATTTGTTTATGGGAATTGTAGGACTTGTGTTTTTTGTTTATGCTAAAAGGAATTCGTAA
- a CDS encoding flagellar filament outer layer protein FlaA has translation MIALRNTIILTLFLISPFHSEINGETGIWREILLENFELSNFNASHLRTKLEKGTKLPEISLSNNFTAPIPGSKQALVLRIPKDANLPFSLYFPKPIEVNAFIKEISIPIYSSQSSGNLTLIIETQDAEVRQLNLTSLNYRGWKTITVSISKNFDQNDRVFLQKSSIRILGFFYLPYENNDPNQEVLIAIDDITAIVRDKYRPLRNKEILLED, from the coding sequence ATGATTGCTTTAAGAAACACCATAATCCTAACACTTTTTCTCATTTCTCCATTCCATTCCGAAATCAATGGCGAGACTGGCATTTGGAGGGAAATCCTTCTCGAAAATTTTGAACTTTCAAATTTCAATGCGAGTCATTTGCGCACAAAATTGGAAAAAGGAACAAAACTTCCCGAAATCAGCCTATCAAACAATTTCACAGCACCCATTCCTGGCTCCAAACAAGCACTTGTGCTTCGGATTCCCAAAGATGCCAATTTACCATTTTCATTGTACTTTCCGAAACCCATTGAAGTGAATGCTTTCATTAAAGAGATCTCCATCCCGATTTACTCTTCTCAATCGAGTGGGAACCTAACACTGATCATAGAAACGCAAGATGCAGAAGTTAGACAATTAAACCTTACTTCGCTAAACTACCGTGGTTGGAAAACCATCACTGTTTCCATTTCAAAAAATTTCGACCAAAACGATCGGGTTTTTCTACAAAAAAGTTCCATTCGTATTTTAGGATTCTTTTATTTACCTTATGAAAACAACGACCCAAACCAGGAAGTGCTAATCGCGATTGATGATATAACTGCTATTGTGCGAGATAAATATAGACCTCTCCGAAACAAAGAAATCTTATTAGAGGATTGA
- a CDS encoding cytochrome c oxidase subunit 3 family protein: MTSVSSSSEFHHQHHFKSADHQYASSKQGIWLFLCTEILMFGGLFVGYLIYHSLYPTVFKNGSETLDWKMGAVNTVVLLVSSFTMAAAINYVQRGLHKIAAIMLALTIACAAAFMVIKYFEYSHKFHVGTVPGKFSLVDPSCAAGGKRATCESKISALLKNPAELEKNHVSAEEVTRLKAVISQPKWEMFYGFYFVMTGLHGIHVVAGALLIFWIFIKTLRRKVGPEYYTPVEGVGLFWHVVDLVWIYLFPLLYLVG; the protein is encoded by the coding sequence ATGACTTCCGTTAGTTCTTCAAGTGAATTTCATCACCAACACCATTTTAAGAGTGCAGACCACCAATATGCCTCTTCCAAACAAGGAATTTGGTTATTCCTTTGCACAGAGATCCTTATGTTTGGTGGCCTATTCGTAGGTTACCTTATCTACCATTCTTTGTATCCTACCGTTTTTAAAAACGGTTCCGAAACACTAGATTGGAAAATGGGTGCCGTTAACACAGTTGTGTTACTTGTGAGTTCGTTCACAATGGCTGCTGCCATTAATTATGTGCAACGTGGTCTTCATAAAATTGCTGCCATCATGCTTGCGTTAACAATCGCATGCGCAGCAGCATTTATGGTCATTAAATACTTCGAATATAGCCATAAGTTCCATGTTGGAACTGTCCCCGGCAAATTTTCGTTAGTTGACCCTTCTTGTGCAGCAGGTGGAAAACGAGCAACTTGTGAATCTAAAATTTCCGCTCTCCTCAAAAACCCGGCTGAACTCGAAAAAAACCATGTAAGTGCGGAAGAAGTCACTCGCTTAAAAGCTGTGATCTCCCAACCAAAATGGGAAATGTTCTACGGTTTTTACTTTGTGATGACTGGTCTTCACGGGATCCACGTAGTAGCGGGAGCTCTTCTGATCTTCTGGATTTTCATCAAAACTCTAAGAAGAAAAGTTGGACCTGAATATTACACTCCTGTTGAAGGTGTAGGTCTATTTTGGCACGTCGTGGACTTGGTATGGATTTACCTCTTCCCACTTCTATACTTGGTAGGATAA
- a CDS encoding class I SAM-dependent methyltransferase, giving the protein MSIFMDKTFLPSVDNEKKRYLEHNNDIHDVQYQNFLRPIVEKVLTHQKPGDFGLDYGAGPGPVVEFLLKEKGYQILLFDPFFHPYPENLTKQYDYIILTEVVEHFHHPNLEFHKLKSLLKENGMLYILTHPYDDSISFDRWYYKNDQTHTFFYTKEAFEWIKEFYGFKRMEIENRIILFQL; this is encoded by the coding sequence TTGTCCATCTTCATGGATAAAACTTTTTTACCTTCAGTTGATAACGAGAAAAAAAGATACCTTGAACATAACAATGATATCCATGATGTTCAATACCAAAATTTTTTGAGACCCATTGTCGAAAAAGTCCTAACACATCAAAAACCTGGGGATTTTGGTTTGGATTATGGTGCTGGCCCTGGACCAGTTGTAGAATTTTTACTCAAAGAGAAAGGGTATCAGATACTTTTATTTGATCCTTTTTTTCACCCGTATCCAGAAAATTTAACAAAACAATATGATTATATCATTTTAACAGAAGTAGTGGAACATTTTCATCATCCAAATTTAGAATTCCATAAACTTAAGTCCCTTCTAAAAGAAAATGGAATGTTATATATCTTAACACACCCTTATGACGATTCCATTTCCTTTGATCGTTGGTATTATAAAAATGACCAAACACATACCTTCTTTTATACAAAGGAGGCATTTGAATGGATCAAAGAATTTTATGGATTCAAACGAATGGAAATAGAGAACAGAATCATCCTATTTCAATTATAA